One genomic window of Arachis stenosperma cultivar V10309 chromosome 10, arast.V10309.gnm1.PFL2, whole genome shotgun sequence includes the following:
- the LOC130954143 gene encoding U-box domain-containing protein 62 gives MSSEDIGLVPDQRIETGLSSSLVFQDETLRFSCGGPQRRVGDPGPKTRDLGGFIDDKMFSMERDRYFAAQGSEFRRSVYGDCSSRRDPPGARNWSRNGGANTPSGDESDGDDDEDDDEDDDDDDDVEGDEGLVGVGDGSKRNSNPILDINGSNGSNGGGGGSLGGVSAAERMANGKGQHHSSYVSTREMLGKDGDMGQLVHNNASGTDEDHHQRERLGKSQSAVTIAETDCDEYYSHYLHGTEGSGSVQKVMVDENGCGFSGRKEVLFSSESGESLRAILSDPVTGALMDDAMILPCGHSFGGGGIQHVIRMKACCTCSQPTSEESISQNLSLRAAVQAYRREEESQFYRSSKRRRERFDQGGFGDSAVVEPPRGRGVQFPFAVMDRVIIKGNKRTPQRFVGREAIVTTQCLNGWYVVKTLDNAESVKLQYRSLAKVLDDSSKPSSTKMPPNWR, from the exons ATGTCCTCCGAAGACATAGGTCTCGTACCAGACCAGAGGATCGAAACTGGTCTCAGCTCCTCACTCGTTTTTCAAGACGAAACCTTGCGCTTCAGCTGCGGGGGCCCGCAGCGTCGGGTCGGGGACCCGGGCCCGAAAACCCGGGATCTTGGTGGGTTCATCGATGACAAGATGTTCTCCATGGAGCGCGACCGGTACTTCGCCGCACAGGGCTCTGAGTTCCGCCGGAGCGTCTACGGCGACTGCTCCAGCCGCCGTGATCCGCCGGGAGCACGCAATTGGAGTAGGAATGGTGGCGCCAACACTCCAAGCGGCGACGAATCCGACGGGGATGATGACGAAGATGATGACGAGGATGACGATGACGACGATGATGTCGAAGGTGATGAAGGGCTTGTTGGTGTTGGTGATGGAAGCAAGCGCAATTCGAATCCAATTCTTGACATTAACGGTAGCAACGGTAGCAACGGTGGTGGCGGTGGTAGTTTGGGTGGTGTTAGTGCTGCAGAGCGGATGGCAAATGGGAAAGGACAGCATCATTCGTCTTATG TTTCTACTAGAGAAATGCTGGGGAAGGATGGTGATATGGGGCAGCTGGTGCATAACAATGCGAGTGGTACTGATGAAGATCATCATCAGAGAGAGAGATTGGGTAAATCACAGAGTGCTGTAACCATTGCTGAAACTGATTGTGATGAGTACTATTCACATTATCTTCATGGCACGGAAGGATCGGGTTCTGTGCAGAAAGTTATGGTGGATGAGAATGGTTGTGGGTTTAGTGGAAGAAAGGAGGTTCTGTTTTCAAGCGAGTCGGGGGAGTCGTTGAGGGCAATTCTTTCTGATCCTGTTAC AGGTGCACTTATGGACGATGCCATGATATTACCTTGTGGGCATTCATTTGGTGGAGGTGGAATACAGCATGTTATTAGAATG AAAGCTTGCTGCACCTGTTCTCAACCCACATCCGAGGAATCAATATCTCAAAACCTAT CACTTCGAGCTGCTGTGCAGGCATATCGGCGTGAAGAGGAGTCACAATTTTACCGGTCATCTAAAAGACGAAGAGAGAGATTTGATCAG GGTGGTTTTGGAGATTCAGCTGTTGTAGAACCACCAAGGGGGAGAGGTGTTCAATTTCCTTTTGCTGTGATGGACCGTGTTATCATAAAG GGAAACAAGAGGACACCGCAACGCTTTGTTGGGCGTGAAGCTATTGTAACAACACAATGCCTTAATGGATG GTATGTGGTGAAGACACTGGACAATGCAGAGAGTGTGAAATTACAGTATCGGTCCCTTGCTAAGGTTTTGGATGATTCTTCAAAACCTTCCTCCACCAAGATGCCACCTAATTGGCGTTAG
- the LOC130958152 gene encoding protein EI24 homolog → MDGKTSSLVNDAVDCFAKGEILDPNISILVMNFENESDPFGAISNPLYQTTTFKQLLWFYPLCICSMVLSIIWYNDIAKFGYTAMGRSKFTGEKDSSQSNSPTSQNASHVKRPTSQN, encoded by the exons ATGGATGGGAAGACATCATCTTTAGTGAATGATGCAGTGGATTGTTTTGCTA AAGGGGAAATTTTGGACCCTAATATCTCAATATTGGTTATGAATTTTGAGAATGAATCTGATCCTTTTGGAGCAATCAGTAATCCGCTCTATCAGACTACTACTTTTAAGCAG CTGCTTTGGTTTTACCCGCTATGTATCTGTAGCATGGTTCTAAGCATCATCTG GTATAATGACATTGCCAAGTTTGGGTATACTGCAATGGGACGATCCAAGTTCACAGGAGAGAAAGACTCAAGTCAAAGCAATTCTCCAACTTCACAAAATGCTAGTCATGTAAAAAGGCCAacttcacaaaattaa